The Proteiniborus ethanoligenes DNA window TCTACGAAAATATAGGCAGAGCTACTCTCTCCATCTGCAGCAGAATTTATAATATTATTTAGCTGCTCGTTACGTGATAGATACAAAATATTTTTGCCTATATAATCTTTCTCCTTTTCAGATAATAAATAGATTGCACTGTTATTAATAGTTAATATGTTTTTATCATTGTTCAATAATATGAGACCTTCAGACATATTATCTGTTATCATCTGAATTTTATTTTTTTCTTGCTCTAAATACTCCATCTGCTTAAGAATATGATTGTTTTGCATTTTTATGGTTCTAGCAAAGGGTATCAGTTCGTCATAAGCAATGTTTTCTTCTAATGCCTCTATATTTTCAGCCATTTTTTCGATTGGAGTAATAATCCTTCTAGTCAAAACTTGAGAGAGTATAAGGCATAATAGGAATATTATAGTTGCAAGTCCAACTACTAAAGGAAGGATGCCTAAAAAAAGTGTCATTATGCTGTGTGTTTGTTTTGAAACACGTAATATATTGCCATCCTTTAATAATAAAGCATAGTAAAAAGTGTCATTCTCTAAAGTACTTGAATATCTAACAGAGTTGCCTTCTCCACGATTCACAGCATCTATTATTTCCGGGCGGTTACCATGATTATCCATTTGAGATACATCAGCATAACTCTCAAAAACAACTTCACCATTTTGTTTTACAATAGTGATACGTAAATCTCCCATAACCTTTTCTTTAAACATAATGCTATTGCTTGAGAGTGTATAGTTTTGTGCCAATAATTGTCCATAGTTTTTTAAATCTCTTTTCACTTGTTGCTGGAAAAGGCCATAGAAAATAAAGGTAATAAAAATTGTAGTAAGTATGATGGATACTCCACCAATAAGGTATAAATGAAAATTAATCTTTTTTTTCATACTAGTCTCCTATTTTATAACCGACATTTCGTATAGTTTTAATTACTTTCCCGCTTTCCCCCAGCTTTTGTCGAAGTGTTTTTATATGCATGTCTACAGTTCTGCTTTCTCCTTCAAATTCAAAGCCCCATACCTGTTCCA harbors:
- a CDS encoding sensor histidine kinase encodes the protein MKKKINFHLYLIGGVSIILTTIFITFIFYGLFQQQVKRDLKNYGQLLAQNYTLSSNSIMFKEKVMGDLRITIVKQNGEVVFESYADVSQMDNHGNRPEIIDAVNRGEGNSVRYSSTLENDTFYYALLLKDGNILRVSKQTHSIMTLFLGILPLVVGLATIIFLLCLILSQVLTRRIITPIEKMAENIEALEENIAYDELIPFARTIKMQNNHILKQMEYLEQEKNKIQMITDNMSEGLILLNNDKNILTINNSAIYLLSEKEKDYIGKNILYLSRNEQLNNIINSAADGESSSAYIFVEDKHLEAFANPVYYKENMVGLMCLLLDVTEKKESEKIRREFTANVSHELKTPLTSILGYAWLIKNGVAKQEDIKNFADRIHHDANRLILLINDIIKLSELDDPRKDMNLEGVDLYEIAKECVSSLSVSAQNKEVSLEVVGESHKVIANRSMMEELIYNLCDNAIRYNKPSGKVTITVKAEKENIILSVEDTGIGIPKEHQSRIFERFYCVDKSRLKATGGTGLGLSIVKHIVQQHNAKLVLDSAVNLGTKITITFMK